From the genome of Scytonema hofmannii PCC 7110, one region includes:
- a CDS encoding ParA family protein, with protein sequence MRTIAIHTSKGGVGKTTLSVNLAYEIARLGNKVLVIDLDDQGNSSLYLGVNQADELDKAKTLDDFNKILEGFKSKKEIIHFLSSDIYSSSFDYKDYIRKTSPFNEYLNAIDSNGRIDVIVSSYRTTDEVDRLTSRVGRLGNTAMLLKKALRKFDNEYDYIILDTSPNITPVTLNGLYASRYLIIPTQLEYFSVYGVSSVVREIKRGVHEEMEGQQARILGIVPMMTEPVRGRNKGSASKIKINNFAKQLLKRAQLGTDLLPEIKRTKSFPDAAEKRVPLRVFVEKKPESKRINSEIEAVDQLSNLTKKIIERIDQDESQRGI encoded by the coding sequence ATGCGTACTATTGCAATTCATACTTCCAAAGGCGGAGTTGGTAAAACTACTCTATCTGTCAATCTTGCCTATGAAATAGCAAGGTTGGGTAATAAAGTTCTTGTAATTGATTTAGATGACCAGGGTAATAGCAGTTTATATCTAGGAGTTAATCAAGCTGACGAGCTTGATAAAGCTAAAACACTAGATGATTTCAACAAAATTTTAGAAGGATTTAAGTCTAAAAAAGAAATTATACATTTTTTGAGTTCTGATATCTACTCTTCAAGTTTTGATTATAAAGATTACATACGGAAAACATCACCATTTAATGAATATTTGAATGCAATTGATTCTAATGGTAGAATAGATGTAATTGTTAGTAGTTATAGAACTACAGATGAAGTAGACAGATTAACTTCACGTGTTGGCAGATTGGGAAATACTGCAATGCTTCTGAAAAAGGCTCTAAGAAAGTTTGACAACGAGTATGATTATATTATTTTAGATACTTCACCGAATATTACTCCGGTTACACTAAATGGGTTATATGCTTCTCGTTATTTAATTATACCTACCCAGTTAGAATATTTCTCAGTGTATGGTGTTAGTTCAGTAGTGAGGGAAATTAAGCGAGGAGTTCATGAAGAAATGGAGGGACAGCAAGCAAGAATTTTAGGTATTGTACCTATGATGACAGAACCTGTACGTGGTAGAAATAAAGGATCTGCTAGTAAAATCAAAATTAACAATTTTGCTAAACAATTACTGAAGAGAGCACAACTAGGCACAGATTTGTTACCAGAAATTAAAAGGACAAAGAGTTTTCCTGATGCTGCTGAAAAAAGGGTTCCTTTGCGAGTTTTCGTAGAAAAAAAGCCTGAATCTAAGAGAATAAATAGTGAAATAGAAGCTGTGGATCAGCTATCTAATTTAACAAAAAAAATTATTGAAAGAATAGACCAAGATGAAAGCCAAAGGGGAATTTAA
- a CDS encoding ATP-binding protein — MSNQNRLQELSADNAQSLKTLQRAIANSKGQFSLILVRCNYACLRLQILQLLQEQYNLVIQEFPLEPSAKTLYTNILERFDRQQLDALIIWGFEVVEDIDSLLYATNNVRDSFQRFAFPVVLWVRDTMWSQLRRKAPDFINWARPIVEFKITERELIRLLHENAQQAFAEQPEFSLDNAELKAAQQDLLESGQELKPEIQAKLAFLHGLACYKNFHLDDAIKQYEQSLYFWQNNQQYEQSGIVLFHLVLVCYLKGKDYQEKTKTYSQQYLKIFEQIKSSNWSMKYINKLGDVLRQLEEWEQLQLLAQKALVIHQQKVELKLVAQDYTFLAAVALKKNSDWEEAKQLALESLKIFEYPAIFPNISDDESQVLGLNYFILAQAQQQLREIEDAIENLEKARKRSQPQYDPILYVEILGELRNIQFKRGKYLEAFHLKQEQREIANQYGLRAFIGAGCLQPPQRVINPIATYAGESPDMPVEDIVVASGRQKDVEALIERMKRRDCKLTVIYGPSGVGKSSIVQAALVPALERTYFEGRIVLPILLQDYKNWLNRLGECLAKPLDNNFLSAYLSIIIEQLRENEQKKLFTILIFDQFEEFFFDNNNPVNKQWFSDFLRQCLEIPYLKVILSLREDYIHFLLKISRLTSLRIDKNYENILYYLGHFSREDAKTVVQSLTRRSAFPLELSLIEQLVKDLAVKEEIVLPIELQVVGMQLENEKITQLEDYQKLGDMPQEKLVEKFLEDVVQDCGRENENVAWRILYALTDERGIRPLRSRNDLISISDEPEEKIDFILEILSGSGLLIMIREIDSNRYQLIHDYIVKPIRDKTKDNNLFILSLKHNYSTLVEIKSYEMPSNAAITGKAFINNTDNKTLVPIRILREINAKPIGEKQYINGVTTRTVQPYLVSIRLEGLSKFIDLEVFDWEGQILRLGKDFLQKVLIF, encoded by the coding sequence ATGAGTAACCAAAACCGCTTACAAGAACTTTCAGCCGATAATGCTCAATCTCTCAAAACCTTGCAACGAGCAATTGCAAACTCAAAAGGGCAATTTTCCTTGATTCTAGTGCGGTGCAACTATGCTTGTTTGCGATTGCAGATCCTGCAACTCTTACAGGAGCAATACAATCTAGTTATTCAAGAGTTCCCCCTTGAACCATCTGCCAAGACTCTTTATACCAATATTCTTGAACGATTTGATCGGCAGCAACTAGATGCATTAATTATTTGGGGCTTTGAGGTAGTGGAAGATATTGACAGTTTGCTTTATGCTACCAATAATGTCAGAGACTCATTTCAACGTTTTGCCTTCCCAGTGGTTTTGTGGGTAAGGGATACGATGTGGAGTCAACTAAGGCGAAAAGCACCAGATTTTATAAATTGGGCTAGACCAATAGTTGAATTCAAAATAACAGAACGAGAATTGATAAGGTTACTACATGAAAATGCTCAGCAAGCCTTCGCTGAGCAGCCAGAGTTTAGCTTAGATAATGCTGAACTTAAAGCGGCTCAACAAGATTTGCTAGAATCCGGTCAAGAATTAAAACCAGAAATTCAAGCTAAATTAGCGTTTCTACATGGTTTAGCCTGTTACAAAAATTTTCATTTAGATGATGCCATTAAGCAGTATGAGCAAAGTTTGTATTTTTGGCAGAACAATCAACAATATGAACAAAGTGGAATAGTTTTATTCCATCTTGTCCTAGTTTGTTACTTGAAGGGAAAAGATTATCAAGAAAAAACTAAAACTTATAGTCAACAATATTTGAAAATATTTGAACAGATTAAATCTTCTAACTGGTCAATGAAATATATCAATAAGTTGGGAGATGTGCTGCGACAATTAGAAGAGTGGGAACAATTGCAACTCCTTGCTCAAAAAGCACTAGTCATACACCAACAGAAGGTCGAGTTAAAGTTGGTTGCTCAAGATTATACTTTTTTAGCAGCAGTTGCTCTCAAAAAAAATTCAGACTGGGAGGAGGCGAAGCAACTAGCATTGGAATCTCTCAAAATTTTTGAATATCCTGCAATTTTTCCAAATATATCTGATGATGAATCTCAAGTTTTAGGTTTAAATTACTTCATTTTAGCTCAAGCACAGCAACAGTTGAGGGAAATCGAAGATGCGATCGAGAATTTGGAGAAGGCAAGAAAGAGAAGCCAGCCTCAGTACGATCCAATTCTTTATGTTGAAATACTGGGGGAGTTGCGAAATATTCAATTTAAGAGAGGTAAATATTTAGAAGCTTTTCATTTAAAGCAAGAACAACGGGAGATTGCGAATCAGTACGGGTTGCGAGCTTTCATCGGTGCAGGTTGTTTACAACCACCACAAAGGGTTATCAATCCGATAGCAACCTATGCAGGGGAAAGTCCTGATATGCCCGTAGAGGATATTGTAGTTGCTTCTGGAAGACAGAAAGACGTAGAGGCACTGATTGAACGGATGAAGAGACGCGATTGCAAATTAACGGTAATTTATGGTCCATCCGGAGTGGGTAAAAGTTCAATTGTGCAAGCTGCCTTAGTGCCAGCACTCGAAAGAACTTACTTTGAAGGACGCATCGTGTTGCCTATTTTATTACAGGATTATAAGAATTGGCTTAATAGATTGGGTGAGTGTTTAGCAAAACCACTGGACAACAACTTTCTATCTGCCTACCTTTCAATTATAATAGAACAGTTGCGTGAAAACGAACAAAAAAAATTATTCACCATACTCATTTTTGACCAATTTGAAGAGTTTTTTTTCGATAACAATAATCCAGTAAACAAACAATGGTTTTCTGATTTTTTGCGCCAGTGTTTGGAAATTCCCTATTTGAAGGTCATCCTATCTTTGCGGGAGGATTACATCCATTTCTTATTAAAAATAAGCCGTCTCACAAGTTTAAGAATTGATAAAAATTATGAAAATATTCTCTATTACTTGGGTCATTTTTCAAGAGAAGATGCTAAAACAGTGGTTCAAAGCTTGACTAGACGCTCGGCCTTTCCTTTAGAGTTGAGTCTAATTGAACAATTGGTGAAGGATTTGGCGGTAAAAGAGGAAATAGTACTCCCTATTGAATTACAAGTGGTGGGAATGCAACTTGAAAATGAAAAAATTACTCAGTTAGAAGATTATCAAAAACTTGGAGATATGCCTCAAGAAAAACTGGTAGAAAAATTTTTAGAAGATGTAGTTCAAGACTGTGGACGAGAGAATGAAAATGTTGCTTGGAGGATATTGTACGCATTAACAGATGAAAGAGGTATCCGTCCTCTAAGAAGTCGGAATGATTTGATATCTATATCTGATGAACCTGAGGAAAAAATAGATTTTATACTAGAGATTCTGTCAGGTTCAGGGTTATTAATTATGATACGTGAGATAGACAGTAATCGTTATCAACTTATTCATGACTATATTGTTAAGCCTATTAGAGATAAGACAAAAGATAACAATCTTTTTATATTATCATTAAAGCATAATTATAGTACTTTGGTTGAAATCAAATCTTACGAGATGCCTTCTAACGCAGCAATCACTGGAAAAGCTTTCATTAACAACACAGATAATAAAACATTGGTTCCGATTCGGATACTACGTGAAATTAATGCAAAGCCCATAGGAGAGAAACAATATATAAATGGTGTCACAACAAGAACAGTACAACCTTATCTTGTTAGCATTAGACTTGAAGGATTGAGCAAGTTTATTGATCTAGAAGTGTTTGATTGGGAAGGTCAAATATTACGTCTTGGTAAGGATTTTTTACAAAAAGTATTAATTTTTTGA